The genomic stretch TGAAATTCCTTGCGGGTCATTCATAATACGATCGGCAAACTCAAAAAATATTTGGCTTATTGGAAGCAAGGGGTCCCCTTCTATAACCGTCTTACCGATGTTCTCATAAGACTGTATATTCCTGTCGCGTGGTATGTCTGCAATGATCTGCAGGCCCGCCTTATCCGCAAAGGCACGTACGTGTTTCTCTTCGTCCTCTACGTTTCTGCGGTTCAGTATTATTCCCATTACCTTTGCATAACCGCTGTCTGCAAAATTATTGACTGCGGTGTTGATGTTATTCGCGGCAAACAGCGCCATCTTCTCCCCAGAGGTAACTATAAGGACTTCTTCTGCATAGCCCTCCCTGATCGGCGCGGCAAATCCGCCGCATACTACGTCGCCGAGTACATCGTAAAGGACTATGTCCGGTCTGTATCTGCCAAAAATATCAAGTTCCTCCAGCAGGCCGAATGTGGCTATGATGCCGCGTCCCGCACACCCCAAACCCGGAGTCGGACCGCCGGTTTCAATACACAGCACGCCGCCGAATCCGATCTTTACAATGTCCTCCGCGACAGGATCGCCGTCCTGCTCTCGAAGGCGGTTCATCACAGGTTCAGGAGCCTCTCCATTGAGAAGATTTATAGTGGAATCTGCCTTAGGGTCACAACCTATCTGCATGACTTTATATCCCCTGGCTGCGAGAGCTGCGGAAAGATTGCTTGTAACCGTCGATTTGCCTATGCCGCCTTTACCGTAAATGGCAATTTTTTTCATGATATGCCCTTTTTAAAATCTCTAAATTAAAATATCATTCATCCGTATCTTTGAATTTAAGTGATGGCGCGTCTCCCCATAGTGAATCAAGACGGTAATACTCCTGCCCTTCACGGCTTAAAATATTGACGACCAGATGTCCCGCATCCATAAGGCACCAGCGGCTGCTTTCCTCTCCTTCAACACGATGAGGAAGCTCCATCTCGTCCAGCATATCGCCAGCCGTGTCCCTGAGTGTCCTGGCGTGAAGGTCTGAACGTGCGATTGCGACTATGAATGCTTCAGTAAACCCGGAGACTTCGCTTAGATTATGTACCGTAACCTCAAGCGCGTGTTTGTCCAGAAGCGCGTCTACAAGAGGTCTGTATGGCTCGTAAAACTCTTCAATGGTCTTGTTGTTATCTTTCATTTTTTTCATCTCTCTCTTGAAATTTTATTTGCTGCTTATTTCAACCAGCCTGTCGAGGCGTTTGATGAGGCTGTAGCTGTCATGTCCGACTATTATAGAGGCGTAGAACGCCTGCTTATTGGCTCTTATGAGGTTATTGGGGACCTCCAGCAGCTTTCCGAGTGTCTTTGCTGTGTCAGTTACATTCTTATCCGCATTTACCGGGTAAACTACGTTGCTTGTGCGATAGTCGAAGTGTTTTGCATTTCCTGTGTGGACGACATCAATTCCCATTTTTTGCAGCCTTGAGGCTACTTCTTCTCCGACTCCGGGTTTGCCTGTGCCATTAAGGACAGCAACAGCTTCCGGCATTGATTTTATGAGCGCAAAAAGCTGCTCGTTAGTCATTTCCGGTCCTTTGCTTTTTTTATCACCGCTTATAACCGCTGCTTTACCATCGCCGGGAGTCTCGTCCATTGCGTTTGAATATGCCAGAGAAAGACCGGCAAAGTTGCTGTCCGCACTTTTTTCATCTATGTCGCCTGAGATCAATTCCTCAACCGGTGCATTGAGAAATGCATTTGCGGATTTGACATCACCGAGCCAATAGCTCAGATTGTTGATTGTAGCTGCCGTACCGTGCAGTGTGGAGAAAAAGATGCGGTCGCGCCCCAGCTCGTTCTGAACAAAGCCGGCAAGTTGCACTGCAAGTTTTGGAGACATGTCAGTCTTGAATATTTTAACAATTTGTGCGGTAAGTTCAGGTATCTTAACTATTATACGGGGGTCATATACTTTCTTGATAAGGGCCTTTAGAAACTGCTGCTGACGATGTACGCGCCCTATGTCGCCGAGCGCATCCTTCCGGAAGCGCACGAAGTGCAGCGCTGTCTCCCCATTCATAAGCTGTTTGCCGGGCTCTATGTTGATATCTAGCTTGCCTGCTCTGTCTTTGTAGCGCATTTTTTTCTGGACATCGATCTCTACCCCGCCCAAAATGTCTACAAACGCAGGAAAGCTGTCATAATCGACTATAACGTAATAAAGGATAGGTTGTCCGATGTATTTTTCGATAGCGGCCTTCATAAGATCTACGCCGCCATAGGCGAAGGCATGGTTAATTTTCTGTACACCGTGTCCGGGGATCTCTGCCCGCGTATCCCTGGGTATCGAGAGGATCCTCATATTTTTATCATCTATATCGATTGTGGCAAATAATATCGTATCGGAACGCCTGGAGCCGTCGACG from Synergistaceae bacterium encodes the following:
- a CDS encoding nitrogenase iron protein NifH, with protein sequence MKKIAIYGKGGIGKSTVTSNLSAALAARGYKVMQIGCDPKADSTINLLNGEAPEPVMNRLREQDGDPVAEDIVKIGFGGVLCIETGGPTPGLGCAGRGIIATFGLLEELDIFGRYRPDIVLYDVLGDVVCGGFAAPIREGYAEEVLIVTSGEKMALFAANNINTAVNNFADSGYAKVMGIILNRRNVEDEEKHVRAFADKAGLQIIADIPRDRNIQSYENIGKTVIEGDPLLPISQIFFEFADRIMNDPQGIS
- the rsfS gene encoding ribosome silencing factor, with product MKDNNKTIEEFYEPYRPLVDALLDKHALEVTVHNLSEVSGFTEAFIVAIARSDLHARTLRDTAGDMLDEMELPHRVEGEESSRWCLMDAGHLVVNILSREGQEYYRLDSLWGDAPSLKFKDTDE
- a CDS encoding LCP family protein; amino-acid sequence: MKLSKSMILIVLCGILAIAAGSGLRLYFALHAKSGDIYSEIADAIGPGTPQYAALKEQGRFNILVMGEDNVDGSRRSDTILFATIDIDDKNMRILSIPRDTRAEIPGHGVQKINHAFAYGGVDLMKAAIEKYIGQPILYYVIVDYDSFPAFVDILGGVEIDVQKKMRYKDRAGKLDINIEPGKQLMNGETALHFVRFRKDALGDIGRVHRQQQFLKALIKKVYDPRIIVKIPELTAQIVKIFKTDMSPKLAVQLAGFVQNELGRDRIFFSTLHGTAATINNLSYWLGDVKSANAFLNAPVEELISGDIDEKSADSNFAGLSLAYSNAMDETPGDGKAAVISGDKKSKGPEMTNEQLFALIKSMPEAVAVLNGTGKPGVGEEVASRLQKMGIDVVHTGNAKHFDYRTSNVVYPVNADKNVTDTAKTLGKLLEVPNNLIRANKQAFYASIIVGHDSYSLIKRLDRLVEISSK